A genomic region of Desulfosarcina ovata subsp. ovata contains the following coding sequences:
- a CDS encoding glycyl-radical enzyme activating protein, producing the protein MLFNVQRWSLHDGPGIRTTLFFKGCPLRCRWCSNPESWSFDSQLLFFRQRCSGCGACVEACPQGASQIVDGRAVLDRSRCTGCGQCVAACSSTAREVVGLDLPVADILRLLRRDAVFYRSSGGGVTFSGGEPFAQPGLLGQITEGCAVAGIPMAVETSGFFDLDDVHAILDEIDTIHVDLKHTDDAVHRRLTGVSNRLIIDNINRLDTMGRRLTLRIPLVHGLTDDASNIDGIIRLCRRLQHLAGIELLAYHPLGAGKYAGLDLPYDSSQAAPAPEAMQRMIHRMRDHHLNASWVGDLGERQ; encoded by the coding sequence ATGCTGTTCAACGTTCAGCGCTGGAGTTTGCACGACGGCCCGGGCATCCGCACGACCCTGTTTTTCAAGGGCTGCCCGCTGCGCTGCCGCTGGTGCAGCAATCCCGAATCCTGGTCCTTTGACAGTCAGCTGCTCTTCTTCCGACAGCGTTGCAGCGGCTGCGGGGCCTGCGTCGAGGCCTGCCCCCAGGGGGCCAGTCAGATTGTCGATGGGCGGGCGGTGCTCGATCGCAGCCGATGTACGGGCTGCGGACAGTGCGTGGCCGCCTGTTCCTCGACCGCCCGGGAAGTCGTCGGCCTGGATCTGCCGGTGGCCGACATCCTGCGTCTCCTCCGGCGCGATGCGGTCTTTTATCGCAGTTCGGGTGGCGGGGTCACCTTTTCCGGCGGCGAACCCTTTGCCCAACCGGGCTTGCTGGGGCAGATCACAGAGGGGTGCGCCGTGGCCGGCATCCCCATGGCCGTGGAAACCTCCGGTTTTTTCGATCTGGACGATGTCCACGCGATCCTGGACGAGATCGACACCATCCACGTCGATCTCAAGCACACCGACGATGCCGTGCATCGCCGTTTGACCGGTGTCTCCAACCGGCTGATCATCGATAATATCAATCGCCTGGACACGATGGGCCGCCGTCTGACCTTGCGGATTCCCCTGGTCCACGGCCTGACCGACGACGCATCCAATATCGACGGCATCATTCGTCTGTGCCGGCGCTTGCAGCATCTGGCCGGTATCGAACTGCTTGCCTACCATCCGCTGGGGGCGGGGAAGTATGCCGGGCTGGATCTGCCATACGACTCCAGTCAGGCCGCGCCCGCGCCGGAGGCCATGCAACGGATGATCCATCGGATGCGGGATCACCATCTGAACGCCAGCTGGGTCGGTGATCTCGGGGAGAGACAATGA
- the meaB gene encoding methylmalonyl Co-A mutase-associated GTPase MeaB has product MNFYQDILDGSHLAAGRLIKLIEDGDPNSYGALKKLYPHGGNAFIIGITGPPGAGKSTLFDRLIAEFRADGKKVAVLVFDPTSPLTGGAILGDRIRMNRHSSDSGVFIRSLATRGALGGISRAAKGATIVLDAMKHDVILIETAGLGQIGADISLLAHMTMVVCIPGMGDGMQAIKAGTLELADLYVVNKADLPGAEDVKHDLESMLKFKLASDTTRQPEIVLTSATQNRGVDDLRCAIVSFQQRIKGDPRLSERTRHQTTRYLEQLIKELAADCFWCNIRSSQAFLNALTAVETLQTDPYSAARDIVSRLLEGGLKNPDR; this is encoded by the coding sequence ATGAATTTTTATCAGGACATTCTCGATGGCAGTCATCTGGCGGCCGGCCGTTTGATCAAACTGATCGAGGATGGCGATCCAAACAGCTATGGTGCACTAAAAAAGCTGTATCCCCATGGCGGCAATGCGTTCATTATCGGCATCACCGGACCGCCCGGGGCCGGTAAATCCACGCTCTTTGACCGGCTGATTGCCGAATTCAGAGCAGACGGTAAAAAAGTGGCCGTGCTGGTGTTCGACCCGACGAGCCCCCTGACCGGTGGCGCTATTTTGGGTGATCGTATCCGCATGAACCGACATAGTTCGGATTCGGGGGTGTTCATTCGTTCCCTCGCCACACGCGGCGCCTTGGGTGGCATCAGCAGGGCTGCCAAGGGGGCGACAATTGTGCTGGACGCCATGAAGCATGACGTCATCCTGATCGAAACGGCCGGCCTCGGGCAGATCGGGGCGGACATCTCACTACTTGCGCACATGACCATGGTGGTCTGTATTCCGGGGATGGGCGACGGCATGCAGGCGATTAAGGCCGGCACGCTGGAACTGGCGGATTTGTACGTCGTCAACAAAGCCGACCTCCCCGGCGCCGAGGACGTCAAGCATGATCTGGAATCCATGCTCAAGTTCAAGCTTGCATCGGACACCACCCGTCAACCGGAAATTGTCCTGACCAGTGCTACCCAAAATAGAGGCGTCGATGACCTCCGGTGCGCGATTGTATCCTTTCAGCAGCGTATCAAGGGCGATCCGCGGCTTTCGGAAAGGACCCGCCATCAGACCACCCGGTACCTGGAACAGCTGATCAAGGAGTTGGCAGCCGACTGTTTCTGGTGTAACATCCGGTCCAGTCAAGCATTTCTGAACGCGCTGACAGCCGTTGAAACCCTTCAAACCGATCCCTATTCGGCTGCCCGGGATATCGTGAGCCGTTTATTGGAAGGGGGGTTAAAAAATCCGGACAGATGA
- a CDS encoding 4Fe-4S binding protein, translating to MDLYTNFAGIRLENPIVVAASDIGNRVDQIREAEYYGAAAFITKGCIPGTDAAGLKRKPRFRVNIKNGAFTGLAGFRRQSLDQARHLISEAKKACRIPIGANIFAMTPSEKELESVTHAAKLLCESGADFIELDTSGNLPVHFGETEREGRTGEFFVDDRAANYPRFVYDTIKSVKAVVDVPVMGKVAYENLNVPALLTAMEQAGVDIIDVGNAGVGLLPGIIDIYHPDKAKGGFVSADRNLALCLTGNPLRAISQAYLIRSAKQVRTPILGCGGIMNWKHIVEAIMCGATATAVCTAFMIHGFGIIKDMVAGIRSFMEHEAYSTVDDFKGILVGKIALTPSEVSVSDAVAVIDSEKCNGCGLCAKPAHCGLDYRAIRFEQGKAYVDKDQCMGCETCASICPLGAIEMVLIDQRIA from the coding sequence GTGGATCTTTACACCAATTTTGCCGGGATTCGGTTGGAAAATCCAATTGTCGTTGCCGCCAGCGATATCGGCAATCGGGTTGACCAGATTCGGGAAGCGGAGTATTACGGCGCGGCAGCGTTCATTACCAAGGGATGCATCCCGGGGACGGATGCGGCCGGACTTAAGCGCAAACCCCGCTTTCGCGTGAATATCAAAAACGGCGCTTTTACCGGCCTGGCTGGCTTCCGCAGGCAATCCCTGGATCAGGCCCGTCATCTTATCTCCGAGGCCAAAAAAGCGTGCCGGATTCCCATTGGGGCCAATATCTTTGCCATGACGCCCAGTGAAAAGGAACTGGAATCGGTTACGCATGCCGCCAAATTGCTCTGCGAGAGCGGGGCGGATTTTATTGAACTGGACACCAGCGGTAATCTTCCTGTTCATTTTGGTGAGACGGAACGCGAGGGACGGACAGGTGAGTTTTTTGTAGATGATCGTGCCGCCAATTATCCCCGTTTCGTGTATGACACCATAAAAAGCGTCAAAGCAGTCGTGGATGTTCCGGTCATGGGCAAAGTCGCCTACGAGAACCTGAATGTGCCCGCGCTGTTAACCGCCATGGAACAGGCCGGCGTGGACATCATCGATGTGGGCAATGCCGGCGTGGGTTTGCTGCCGGGTATTATCGACATATACCATCCGGACAAAGCGAAAGGCGGTTTTGTCAGCGCAGACCGGAACCTGGCCTTATGCCTTACAGGGAACCCCTTGCGGGCGATATCTCAGGCGTATCTGATCCGCAGCGCCAAGCAGGTGCGAACGCCCATCCTCGGATGCGGCGGCATCATGAACTGGAAACATATTGTTGAAGCGATCATGTGCGGCGCAACGGCAACGGCGGTTTGTACGGCATTTATGATCCACGGGTTCGGTATCATAAAGGATATGGTTGCGGGAATACGATCCTTTATGGAGCATGAAGCATACTCCACTGTCGATGATTTTAAAGGCATCCTGGTAGGGAAAATCGCCCTGACCCCCTCTGAAGTCAGTGTCAGCGATGCCGTTGCCGTCATCGATTCGGAAAAGTGTAACGGCTGCGGCCTTTGTGCAAAACCGGCGCACTGTGGGCTCGACTATCGTGCGATTCGTTTTGAGCAGGGGAAGGCATATGTAGACAAAGACCAATGTATGGGTTGTGAGACCTGCGCCAGTATTTGTCCCTTGGGTGCAATAGAGATGGTTTTGATCGATCAACGTATTGCATGA
- a CDS encoding class I adenylate-forming enzyme family protein: MHNSMNIAWWVQRWSNIHPDKPAVIFEDRTITYQDLHRRVEMASCWFQQLGIEKGDRVAAMMTNGPEFLEIFLACSRLGAILVPVNFRLTQPELDYTLKNSSPRLFVFSEKYMDPVRALNLSEELPLLTLSIHHANQYPAGEDNGFTDYHEAVAAFEGKTPHLTPSTGPADPGEAHVIMYTSGTTGQPKGAVLPHRKTFFNCLNADIFYKMDYDDIMLVVTPLFHSGALLIQTAPTLYKGATLVIHPKFDPKRTYEDIARYRVTKFLGVPTIYRALLRVPPAERRDISSLRVSAIGGEKVTVDLLIECGKAGFPLRQVMGQTETSIMLWASEEDFMKKTGTLGKPVFHAEIDLIDKQGKRVPVDSVGEVVVKGPITMKEYWHDPAKTEETMRHGWHHTGDLAKKDEDGYFYLMDRAKDMYISGGENVYPAEVEKVLRKHPKLEDVAVAGMADSLWGETGVAFIIPKSGKKLDPKELLTLCDGKLARYKWPKKYVFCEEFPRTVLGKVQKPILVEANKGKEQPIEKEGNAQ, encoded by the coding sequence ATGCACAATTCGATGAATATAGCGTGGTGGGTTCAACGCTGGAGTAACATCCATCCGGATAAACCAGCCGTTATTTTTGAGGATCGGACCATTACCTATCAAGACCTGCACAGGCGCGTGGAAATGGCCAGTTGCTGGTTTCAACAATTGGGTATCGAAAAAGGAGACCGGGTTGCGGCGATGATGACGAACGGCCCCGAGTTTCTTGAGATTTTTCTGGCATGCTCCCGGCTGGGCGCGATTTTGGTTCCCGTCAACTTCCGCCTTACCCAACCGGAATTGGATTACACACTAAAAAATTCGTCTCCGCGCCTTTTTGTCTTCAGTGAAAAATATATGGATCCAGTGCGGGCGCTTAATCTAAGTGAAGAACTTCCACTATTAACCCTGTCGATCCATCATGCAAATCAATATCCTGCGGGTGAGGATAACGGATTTACAGACTACCATGAAGCGGTTGCCGCCTTTGAAGGCAAAACACCGCATCTCACGCCGTCCACTGGCCCGGCCGATCCCGGAGAAGCGCATGTGATCATGTATACCTCCGGAACCACCGGGCAACCCAAAGGGGCCGTTCTGCCCCATCGCAAAACGTTTTTTAACTGCCTGAACGCGGATATCTTCTATAAAATGGATTACGATGACATTATGTTGGTCGTAACCCCGCTCTTTCATTCAGGTGCACTTCTCATCCAAACGGCCCCCACCCTATACAAGGGCGCCACCCTTGTGATTCATCCGAAGTTCGATCCAAAGCGAACTTACGAAGATATCGCACGCTATCGGGTGACGAAATTTCTGGGTGTGCCCACCATCTATAGGGCTTTGCTTCGTGTTCCTCCGGCGGAGCGCAGGGACATTTCCTCTCTCAGGGTGTCTGCCATTGGAGGAGAAAAAGTCACGGTTGATCTGCTGATTGAATGTGGTAAAGCGGGTTTCCCGCTTCGGCAAGTCATGGGACAGACTGAGACATCCATCATGTTGTGGGCATCGGAAGAGGATTTCATGAAAAAAACCGGAACGCTCGGCAAACCGGTTTTTCATGCAGAGATAGACCTTATCGATAAGCAGGGAAAGCGTGTCCCGGTGGACAGTGTCGGTGAAGTCGTCGTGAAGGGGCCCATTACGATGAAGGAATACTGGCATGACCCGGCAAAGACCGAAGAGACCATGAGGCATGGCTGGCACCATACCGGCGACCTGGCAAAAAAAGATGAGGATGGTTATTTCTATCTTATGGACCGGGCCAAGGATATGTATATTTCCGGCGGTGAAAATGTCTATCCGGCCGAAGTGGAAAAAGTATTGCGCAAACATCCGAAACTCGAGGATGTGGCCGTGGCCGGCATGGCGGATTCTTTATGGGGCGAAACGGGAGTGGCTTTTATTATTCCAAAGTCCGGAAAAAAGCTGGATCCCAAAGAGCTTCTGACATTGTGCGACGGAAAGCTGGCACGGTACAAGTGGCCTAAAAAATACGTTTTTTGCGAGGAGTTCCCAAGAACCGTGTTGGGCAAAGTACAAAAACCAATTCTCGTTGAAGCCAATAAAGGCAAAGAGCAGCCGATAGAGAAGGAAGGAAATGCCCAATAG
- a CDS encoding TRAP transporter small permease has translation MVKDDFMKRIGAIFDKVLDGMIFVVGCLLIFIMLSVCADVLFRTFFDTPQIWVTEVIEVMLLYITFLGTAWLQREDGHVYVEILISRLDRATASFLKIINSLIGVFISSVLTVFGTSITLDYCHRGIYTPTAMEIPVCLIILVIPLGSFLLLGQFIRQTAINLDRFKKELKMARRLKNSKGGAPWNGG, from the coding sequence ATGGTTAAGGATGACTTTATGAAACGAATTGGTGCCATCTTCGATAAAGTGCTGGATGGGATGATTTTCGTGGTCGGGTGTCTGTTGATTTTTATCATGCTTTCGGTCTGTGCGGACGTGCTTTTCAGAACCTTCTTCGATACCCCCCAGATATGGGTGACCGAAGTGATTGAGGTGATGCTTCTTTATATTACTTTCCTGGGCACGGCTTGGCTGCAGCGTGAAGATGGGCACGTGTACGTGGAAATTCTGATTTCGCGATTGGATCGAGCAACGGCAAGTTTTCTAAAAATAATCAATTCGCTCATAGGTGTTTTTATCTCCAGCGTATTGACGGTCTTCGGAACATCGATCACCCTGGATTATTGTCATCGTGGAATATATACGCCTACGGCAATGGAGATTCCAGTCTGTCTGATAATCTTGGTCATTCCCTTGGGGAGTTTTCTTCTGCTGGGCCAGTTTATTCGCCAGACGGCCATCAATCTGGATCGGTTTAAGAAAGAACTCAAAATGGCTCGAAGATTAAAAAATAGTAAAGGGGGCGCGCCATGGAATGGTGGATGA
- a CDS encoding TRAP transporter large permease translates to MEWWMILCLIFGGLMVLFFIGVPVAYSFMCINIIGVYLLWGGVDGINQLVLSIYRSVSTFSLLPVPLFILMGEVMFRAGIAPNMMDTLDKWLGKIPGRLSLIAVGGGTLFATLSGSAMAGCAMLGSVLLPEMRKRGYSNTMSIGPILSCGGLAIMIPPSALGVLLASLSRISVGGMLMAIIIPGIIMATIKAGYIILRGYLQPHLMPAYEVEKVSLQEKLILTLKYILPLGMIIFLVIGLMFIGVATPTESAALGALGCFVLMFIYQGFNRKVIKIAQKAILATSRITVMMFMIMTGAIAFSQILAFTGASSSLVSLAGGLDLPPIMIVMIMQVMLLFLGMFMEPLTIMMVTLPIYMPIVKALGYDPLWFGTIMLINMEMATTTPPFGLVLFVMKGVAPEDTRMQDIYKAGLPFLLCDAVTMFLIMIFPALALHLPSLM, encoded by the coding sequence ATGGAATGGTGGATGATTCTATGCCTGATTTTCGGTGGGCTGATGGTCCTGTTTTTCATTGGTGTTCCTGTGGCGTATTCCTTTATGTGTATCAACATCATAGGGGTCTATCTGTTATGGGGAGGTGTGGATGGGATCAATCAGCTGGTGTTGAGTATTTACCGCTCGGTATCCACCTTTTCCCTTTTGCCGGTGCCGTTGTTTATCCTGATGGGGGAAGTCATGTTCAGGGCGGGGATTGCACCCAATATGATGGATACACTGGATAAATGGCTTGGAAAAATACCGGGGCGCCTGAGCCTTATTGCAGTGGGGGGCGGAACCCTTTTTGCTACGCTGTCGGGTTCTGCAATGGCCGGTTGCGCCATGCTGGGATCGGTGCTTTTGCCCGAGATGAGGAAACGGGGGTACAGCAATACGATGAGCATCGGACCGATCCTGAGTTGCGGTGGACTGGCCATCATGATCCCACCCAGTGCCCTGGGGGTGCTGCTTGCATCCTTGAGCCGAATCTCGGTGGGGGGAATGCTGATGGCCATCATCATTCCGGGAATTATCATGGCCACGATCAAGGCGGGCTACATCATTCTAAGGGGGTATTTGCAACCGCACCTGATGCCTGCCTATGAGGTGGAGAAAGTTTCCCTCCAAGAAAAGCTTATCTTAACCTTGAAGTACATCCTGCCGCTTGGAATGATTATTTTTCTCGTTATCGGGCTCATGTTCATCGGGGTTGCCACGCCGACCGAATCCGCAGCCCTGGGCGCTTTGGGATGTTTTGTGCTGATGTTTATCTACCAGGGATTCAACCGGAAAGTGATTAAAATCGCTCAGAAGGCCATCCTGGCAACATCGCGTATAACGGTCATGATGTTCATGATTATGACCGGGGCGATTGCCTTTTCCCAGATACTGGCGTTTACCGGGGCGAGTTCAAGTCTCGTGAGCCTGGCGGGAGGCCTGGATCTTCCGCCGATCATGATCGTGATGATTATGCAGGTCATGTTGCTGTTTTTAGGGATGTTCATGGAGCCCTTGACAATCATGATGGTAACCTTGCCCATCTATATGCCCATCGTCAAGGCACTGGGATATGACCCGTTATGGTTCGGCACCATCATGTTGATCAATATGGAAATGGCGACCACAACGCCGCCCTTCGGGCTGGTTCTGTTTGTAATGAAAGGCGTTGCGCCGGAGGACACGCGCATGCAGGATATATACAAGGCCGGATTGCCATTTCTGCTTTGTGACGCGGTGACCATGTTTCTTATCATGATTTTTCCTGCGTTGGCGTTGCACTTGCCAAGCCTCATGTAA
- a CDS encoding glycyl radical protein → MATVVEFKPTDGYTERDERTARIVGQYNDADPFVCIVRARAVTESFAENDGAPAIIKKARAFKKICQRIPVRIYDDELIVGASGAHRRSAGVSPEISWQWIRDELPTIDKRGQDPYTIDAADRSELMETILPFWKGRSIEEAFLARLPEQTAVIAVDTGIVDNDSKWRCAVGEVTPDYADILFKKGFAGIISDARRHLADLDLTTAGDIDKADFYHAAITCAEGIITLGERYAREAGRLAETAVDPERQAELLRIAENCRRVPGYPPENFWQAVQMLWLVQLGNALFENAVALNIGRFDQFMFPFYQRDLESGAITPKAAQTLINCLWVKLSEWIWFVSKNTASYFAGYNAFQNLTVGGRKTDGTDGTNDLTFMCLAATNQVRSHQPGLSVRIHPDCPPELLYQVCELVREGTGFPAIHNDRVGAQMLTAVGLSPEDAMDWSNCGCVVPHSRKISEWTSACNINLAAGVEFVLTNGVSRIHEKPMGLATGGLETLIDFATVKENYFRQLAHMIRHGVTATLVAQQVQAELAPRPFFSLFTDGCMESGCDLVQGGARYRVGPVLTGIGIADTANALAAIKTLIFDEKTTDMATLAEALEKNWAGYEDLRQKALACPKFGNDDDRVDHLAIEISDFYHREISRYRDIYGACFNSAFMGISNYIPAGKAVGATPCGRHSGDPLTEGCSPHAGTDTTSPTAAMRSTAKINHGRHSGGTLLNIKLSPETLRTRQDLNKLAALIRGYFELDAFHVQFNVFDRETLLAAQQTPEAYKHLLVRVAGYSARFVTLSREVQDAIIQRTAYENF, encoded by the coding sequence ATGGCCACAGTTGTGGAATTCAAGCCGACCGACGGTTACACCGAGCGGGATGAGCGCACGGCCCGCATCGTCGGGCAATACAATGACGCCGATCCTTTCGTCTGCATCGTGCGTGCCCGCGCCGTGACCGAATCCTTTGCCGAAAACGACGGCGCCCCGGCGATCATCAAGAAAGCCCGGGCGTTCAAGAAAATCTGTCAGCGGATACCGGTCCGGATCTACGACGACGAGCTGATTGTGGGGGCGTCGGGCGCCCACCGCCGCTCGGCCGGCGTGAGCCCCGAAATTTCCTGGCAGTGGATCCGGGATGAACTGCCCACCATCGATAAACGGGGCCAGGATCCCTACACCATCGACGCGGCCGATCGCAGCGAGCTGATGGAGACGATCCTGCCCTTCTGGAAGGGCCGCTCCATCGAAGAGGCGTTTCTGGCGCGCCTGCCCGAACAGACGGCGGTGATTGCCGTTGACACGGGCATCGTGGACAACGACTCCAAATGGCGTTGCGCCGTGGGGGAGGTGACCCCGGATTACGCGGACATCCTGTTCAAAAAGGGATTTGCCGGCATCATCAGCGATGCGCGCCGCCATCTGGCCGACCTGGACCTGACGACGGCCGGGGATATTGATAAGGCCGACTTCTATCATGCGGCCATCACCTGCGCCGAAGGGATCATCACTCTCGGTGAACGCTATGCCAGGGAAGCCGGGCGGCTGGCCGAAACGGCCGTTGACCCCGAGCGCCAGGCAGAACTGCTGCGCATCGCCGAAAACTGCCGCCGCGTGCCCGGTTACCCACCGGAGAACTTCTGGCAGGCCGTGCAGATGCTCTGGCTGGTCCAGCTGGGCAACGCCCTGTTCGAAAATGCCGTGGCCCTCAACATCGGGCGTTTCGATCAGTTCATGTTCCCCTTTTACCAACGCGACCTGGAGAGCGGGGCGATTACCCCAAAAGCGGCCCAGACCCTGATCAACTGCCTGTGGGTAAAACTGTCCGAGTGGATCTGGTTCGTTTCCAAAAACACGGCCAGCTACTTTGCCGGCTACAACGCCTTTCAGAACCTGACCGTCGGCGGCAGGAAAACCGACGGCACCGACGGGACCAACGATCTGACCTTCATGTGCCTTGCGGCAACCAATCAGGTGCGCTCCCACCAGCCGGGCCTGAGTGTGCGCATTCATCCGGACTGCCCACCCGAGCTGCTTTACCAAGTCTGCGAACTGGTGCGCGAAGGTACCGGCTTTCCCGCCATCCACAACGATCGGGTGGGCGCCCAGATGCTCACTGCCGTGGGCCTTTCCCCCGAGGATGCCATGGACTGGAGCAACTGCGGCTGCGTGGTGCCCCATTCGCGCAAGATCAGCGAATGGACGTCGGCCTGCAATATCAACCTGGCCGCCGGCGTCGAATTCGTGCTCACCAACGGGGTCAGCCGCATTCACGAAAAGCCCATGGGATTGGCCACCGGCGGCCTGGAGACGCTGATCGACTTCGCTACGGTCAAGGAGAACTACTTCCGGCAGCTGGCCCACATGATCCGCCATGGGGTGACGGCCACCCTGGTGGCCCAGCAGGTCCAGGCCGAGCTGGCGCCGCGGCCCTTTTTCTCTCTTTTCACCGACGGCTGCATGGAGAGCGGCTGCGACCTGGTCCAGGGCGGGGCCCGCTACCGGGTGGGGCCGGTATTGACCGGTATCGGCATTGCCGACACGGCCAACGCCCTGGCGGCCATCAAGACCTTGATATTCGACGAAAAGACCACCGATATGGCCACCCTGGCCGAGGCCCTGGAGAAGAACTGGGCGGGATACGAGGACCTGCGCCAGAAGGCCCTGGCCTGTCCCAAGTTCGGCAATGACGACGACCGGGTGGATCATTTGGCCATCGAGATCAGCGATTTCTACCACCGCGAGATCAGCCGCTACCGGGATATCTACGGCGCCTGTTTCAACTCGGCCTTCATGGGCATTTCCAACTACATTCCGGCGGGCAAGGCCGTGGGGGCCACCCCTTGCGGCCGGCACAGCGGCGATCCGCTTACCGAGGGGTGCTCGCCCCATGCGGGCACGGACACCACCAGCCCCACGGCGGCCATGCGCTCCACGGCCAAGATCAACCACGGCCGCCACTCCGGCGGCACCCTGCTCAACATCAAGCTCTCGCCGGAAACGCTCCGCACGCGCCAGGATCTCAACAAGCTGGCCGCCCTGATCCGCGGCTACTTCGAGCTGGACGCGTTTCACGTACAGTTCAATGTCTTCGACCGCGAGACCCTTTTGGCCGCCCAACAGACCCCGGAGGCATACAAGCACCTTCTGGTGCGGGTGGCCGGTTACAGTGCCCGTTTCGTGACCCTCTCGCGGGAGGTGCAGGATGCCATCATCCAGCGCACCGCCTATGAGAATTTCTGA
- a CDS encoding GntR family transcriptional regulator gives MNAIPISLHQAAGSTADRIVGALRTRILQGRYPANAPLRQDTLAEELGVSKIPLREALVQLKAEGLVAFVPNRGFVVSAVSAAEVGEIYAMRVALETLALETAIPRLTEDALSRAGAVLDDIDRGADKAQWGELNWQFHATLYQAAGMPLLLGTIQSLHNNVLRYLIIYLDHLAASTRSKAQHREILAACRAGKIRQAKTVLTRHLEEASAHLVALLS, from the coding sequence ATGAACGCGATACCGATCTCTCTGCACCAAGCGGCCGGCAGCACCGCCGACCGGATTGTCGGCGCCCTGCGTACCCGGATTCTGCAGGGGCGTTACCCGGCCAACGCCCCCTTGCGCCAGGACACACTGGCCGAAGAACTCGGGGTCAGCAAAATCCCTTTGCGCGAGGCCCTGGTGCAGCTCAAGGCCGAAGGGTTGGTGGCCTTTGTGCCCAACCGGGGATTCGTGGTCTCAGCGGTGTCGGCCGCCGAGGTCGGGGAGATCTACGCCATGCGTGTGGCCCTGGAGACCCTGGCCCTGGAGACGGCCATTCCCCGGCTCACCGAGGACGCGCTAAGCCGCGCCGGGGCCGTGCTGGACGATATCGACCGGGGTGCGGACAAGGCCCAGTGGGGCGAGTTGAACTGGCAGTTCCACGCTACCCTCTACCAGGCGGCCGGCATGCCGCTTCTCCTGGGTACCATCCAATCCCTGCACAACAATGTGCTGCGTTATCTGATCATCTACCTGGACCACCTTGCGGCCTCCACCCGTTCCAAGGCGCAGCACCGGGAGATTCTGGCGGCCTGCCGGGCGGGAAAGATCCGGCAGGCCAAAACCGTGTTGACCCGCCACCTTGAAGAGGCCTCGGCGCATCTGGTTGCCCTGCTTTCCTGA
- a CDS encoding ATP-binding cassette domain-containing protein, with amino-acid sequence MLEVSNVTKRFGGIKAVAECTLDVAEGTITGLIGPNGAGKTTLFNLITGHYRPDSGRIRYQGRRIDGLRPDQIFHRKMYRTFQITREFAQMTVLENLMLIPGHQVGEASWNIWFRYSISRRAKHPSGCPCLTRRGSTVAPNVDIGQIGQ; translated from the coding sequence ATGCTTGAGGTCAGCAATGTAACCAAACGTTTCGGGGGCATCAAGGCCGTGGCCGAATGCACCCTCGATGTTGCCGAAGGAACGATCACCGGCCTCATCGGGCCCAACGGGGCCGGGAAAACCACCCTGTTCAACCTCATTACCGGCCATTACCGACCGGACAGCGGACGGATTCGTTATCAGGGGCGGCGGATCGATGGATTGCGGCCGGACCAGATTTTCCATCGCAAAATGTACCGCACGTTTCAGATCACGCGTGAATTCGCGCAAATGACCGTTTTGGAGAATCTCATGCTGATTCCCGGGCACCAGGTCGGCGAGGCGAGCTGGAACATCTGGTTTCGTTACTCGATATCAAGACGTGCGAAACATCCATCCGGATGCCCATGCTTGACACGCCGGGGATCAACTGTTGCGCCTAACGTGGATATCGGGCAAATCGGCCAATAG